ctgtatCCCTCCAAAAAGGTCTGTTTAAGTCCCAACCTAAGaagaccttatttggaaataggggcTTTATAGAGGTAATCATGTTAAGAGGAGGTCTTTGGCCCTAATGTACTATTATTTGTGTTCTTACaaaagggggaaatttggacaaggaagagagagatgtaTGGGGAAAACACCAAGCGAAGACTGAGGGCCACAATGATGCATCTACAAGCCGGGGAACGCCAAAGATTTCCAAAGAACAcaagaagctagaagaggcaagaaaggactCTCGCCTTGAGTCTTCAGAGAGAATATGACCCTGCCAACACTTTACTTTaggacttccagcccccagaactgggagaaaatgactatctgttgttttaagccatgcaGTGATTGATACTTTGTCTCGGCAGCATTAGGAAATGAATacaggtaaatacctaggagtagaatgagtagatcatatggtaactgaTGTTTAATCTATCAAGAAgctgccagattgttttccatagcagctaccCCAAGtgactgttttttaaataaattattaatggtTTCAAAACCTCCCTCAAATGCAGAAAGTAAGCTTTCTGTGGATAACTTTTCCCTCCCAGGTGGTTTGGCCTCCGCCCCCACCATGGGGATAGTCTTCCTCACCACCACCTGTAAAACTCcctattttctttaagaaaagaacagtAACAAATCGTGATGTCACCAATGCACTAATAGAATGGGGGTATCTAAGATGAGCTATGGCGGAGGATGCAGAATAATCTTAAAGACATCTAAGTCTGAAGACAGCTGAAGAATAAATGGTGTTAAACAGTAAGACATCGCTTTTAAAGGGAGGATTTCCTAGCTGAGACAGGAACGAAAAGAGGATCCCAAAGGAGATGATGGTGTTTTCTTTAGGGACAGGAGCTTGGCCACGAAGAGCTCTAAGGTCCACCTTTGGAAAAAAGGAACTGGTGTTGTGGGACGGAATACATCTTTCGGCAGAAACTCTGAGACTCTCAATTTCAGTTTGTCGCTGTCCTAAGAGAAGGCTCAACTCTTCTTCAAACAATAAAGTACTATAGTCCAATAATGATGAAGTTATTTGTTATTTAATCCAGTATCTGACTATTCTGAAAGAGGAAGAATAGAACTCTTTATAGAGTTGAGTAAATAagatacatacacaaacatacaccaACAGACTGAGCACCATGTCTAGCCAGTAACGTTTTTAATAGCCAGTAAAGTCTGTAGAATTTAGATCTCTGCACAACTAATGGATGCAGGTACAGGAGTAATGATTTATGGCTCCTGGCCATGTTACTTAAAAATCAGGGGTAAAAACACATGCTAAAAAGTTTACAATGAGATCTCATAAAGAtcactttgttttgttaataacctattttcacttatttcataAACAATGTTAACCTCTTCATTTCTCACCGGCTCTTAGAGAAAGGTAAAGCCGAATGGGAAGGGGATGTTGGAGAGAGGATTCTAGTATCATGGGTTAGCGGCTGAGAGTGCTGACAGACAGGAAAACGGTGGACGGAGCAGATCACTCAAAACGCACAGCTGCCTGGGATTACTTAgtgaagggagaaaggggaaggagagacccCCCTGAAGGCGTCACAGGGCCATCGCTGATGCCCAGACTGGTGAGCGTAGGTCTTCAAGAGTTCATTTAGTTCATGTTACTCAAGAGAAAGATAACAATAGTGTACATTTTGGAGTATGTTTAGAATACAACatcaagtaattaaaataaaatggaggcaaCCGATTATCTGTAATAAgccatccttttcttttcttttctgtctccctaACTTTCTCCCAAGCAATGACTCAGCCTGATCTGGAAAGAGAGCTCTGGAACAAAGGAACTGTTCAAGAAGGCCAGGTCTGGAACACCGTAACTGTTTAAAGTTGGAAGAGCATGGGCAAAACCAAAGtctagataattttatttatctggaaagactcaaataaataaactggctTTGCATACCATTTCTACAGAAAAGTATACCCTTCTAGCCTCCCTAAAAGTTACTATAACAAAAGCCATATAATCTTTTAGATCAAGAGTCCTCAAAGTGGAGTACCCCAAGTAGCAGTATTGGCATTACCATAAAAcatcttagaaatgcaaattctccagCCCCCCTCCAGGCCTACATATCCAAAACTCCAAGGATGGGACCAGCAATCTGTGGGAGACCACACCCTCCCTCCAGGTAATTCAGATGCTTGTTAAAGATTTAGAATCACTGCTGTCTATAATATGAATGTGAAAGGCACAGGGGTTTTGATTTATAGAACAAAATGATTCTTAAAAGACTAAAGAGGCAAAAAAGGAATAGGAAAGAAAGTCTGTCATGTCAGTTGTGTATTGCAAGCTCAGAAACCACATCTCTTCTAGGTTAAGGCTCACGTATAACACTTAGCAACCTTTAGGAAGTAGTAGCACAAAGATGGTACCTTCCAGATGCTTCAGGAGAGCTCTGCTGCTATTTCCATGAGCGGATATCAGAACGGTTTTGCCACTTAATACTTCAGGAGCAATCCTTTCGTTCCAAAAGGGAAGGAGTCTCTCCAGAACATCCTTTAAGCTTTCAGATCGGGGCAGCTGATCCACAGGGACGTCGCACACTTTATACCTCCGGTCATTGTAGATTTCATGGTAGAAAGGGTGCGATTCCTCAATGGGTGGTGGGGTCACATTGTAGCTTCTTCTCCAGAGCCTCACTTGTTCTTCACCGTGATTCAAAGCCATCTGCTCCCTGTTGAGGCCGATCAGAGCTCCATAGTGACGTTCATTTAGACGCCAGGAACTTTCCACTGGAACCCACTCCTGCCCTAGCTCTTCCAGGATCAGCCAGGCCGTGTGGATGGACCGATTAAGGACGGATGTGAATACGAGATCGATCTCCAAGTTTAGCGCTTTGAGTTGCTTTCCACAGTTCCGAGCCTCCTCCATTCCTTCACTGTTGAGTTTCTGATCCACCCAGCTACAAAAACGATTCTCTTTATTCCAAGCACCCTCTCCATGTCTTAACATAATCAGTTTGTACTTGGACATCCTGATGGCGGAGCTTCCCTTAGCACCTTCAGGTAGGCCAATACTCAATGACAGCAATACatctagaaagagaaggaacaaaaagtATATTGTTACATTCTTCATTCAACTGACTCCCGGGAACGGAAGCACAACTTTACCACAGTCGGTGTCTGAACTAAATTGAAGTCACTCCTTTGACCAGATTTGACATCAAGAGATCAGACACCTTATACGCTATGGCACATACAGGCATAATCCTACAAATAATTCATTATGGGGAACCTAGTCAACTTAAATTTTCTGACGGCGAGACAGTATGTTAATTGCATGATGTAAACAGAACACATCATTGTAATGGCTTGCTGCATTTCTGCCAGATAAAAAGGCCTTCCGTGCTTACAGAAGAGAGGATTTAATGGAATGAGTTATAGATGTCTAAAAGGATGACTAGTAGCTGGGAGTTCCCAGCTTCTAGCAGCTGACTCCGGGTCAAAGGCATCCTcctcactttgtttttcttctggtgaAAAAAGGAAGTATTTACCAGTCTCGCTTTATTATAGAAGTTAAACACGTTCATTCAATGACTCCACCACACTGATCCAGGATGTAAATCACTACTAACTGGGGGCAGCTAGCTCTTCATTGCCATAAGCTCCATGACCTAGACGAAAATCTAAGGTTCAACATTCAAACAACACTAGAAGTGATTTAAAGCAACATTAACGCTGAACGCAGCACTCACCAAAATAATCTCACCGGGCTCAAGATCGAGCTTTTGGCAGGCATAAATCCGTAAGCCAAACAAGCTATCAAATGCAAGCAGCTCAGAGATGCTGCCTGTGGGAACAGATTAGCAGGAGCAGGTCTGCCGGAGTGAGAGGAAGCACGCTGATAAGGAAGCCCGGACTCCTCCTCCGTGGTCCTTAAACTGTCCCACGGAAGCCAGCCACATCTCAGTGGGAGAGTCTGGTAGAGTGCCACAGACAACTTTAAAGTGTTTTGGAATTCCCTAAGTTAAGATGCTGGCGTGAAGCTCTGCTGGTCCCATTCTGTCCCCTGGATATTCTGCTGCCTTCGATGCTAGTGGAGCTCTGGCCGCCTCAGGCTGCCTCCACTCTCCTTGCTGTGGACATACTTATGCTGACAGATGCTGCTCATTTTCCTTGCCCACTGCCTTCCATTTCCACCCTCGGGTTTTCCACCCTGGGGAGTAAAAATGATAGGAACATCGGGGCCCGGTCCTCTGCCATTCTTGGCAAGCCCTGTTCTGTGCCACTTACCCTGTGATTCACCCACGGTTACATAACCATCGGTGACAAAGTTAACTGGAATCTAGGTATCTAGTTGCTTCCTTTCTTCAGTAATTCCTAGAGATTCTGATGGGAAAAGAGCCTTTACCATaaggtttcatcttatttcaggTGAAGGCAACCCAGGAGGACCTCCTGAGGGAGGAAGCGGACTGAGGTAGTCTGCAAGTAGGTGAAAGATGAGGGTGGTTGGGCTTTGAACttccattttggtttttcttttttaagattttattctttgtttgacagggagagacagtgagagagggaacacaagcagggagagtgggagagggaaaagcaggctcccccgccaagcagggagcccaatgtggcagttgatcccaggaccctggaaccatgacctgagcctaaggcagaggcccaatgaCTGaacaccctggtgcccctggacttccatttctttttctttttctttttttttttaagattttatttatttatttgacagagagaaatcacaagtaggcagagaggcaggcagagagagggggggaagcaggctccccactgagcagagagcctgatgtggggcttgatcccaggaccccaagatcctgaaccgaaggcagaggcttaacccacggagccacccaggcgcccctggacttcCATTTCTTGTCAAGCATCAGGTCTGAAGCTTTATTGCACGAAAAGCGGGAAGCATCTGGAAGAGACTGGGCTCGGGGCTCAGGCGAAACCACCTCCCAGAGCTGAGAATTTCtggagggagagcgagcgagcgatgCTTCTGCCCTCCCTCGGCACTCCTTCGGGGACAGcggaagaagaaagaacaggatgAAAGACATCTGGGCAGCGTTTTGCTGCGTGATTACTGGTGCCCTGAAGCAGAATAACCATGAAGCTAATGAAGCTCAAGCTTTAGGCTCCTTCACTTGAACAAACTCCTTCTGGGGCACTGGGAGAAACCAAATAAtaaatgtgcgtgtgtgtgcacatgtgtatgcctgtgtgtgtttaatttgcaaaagaaagacattttttgtattgcttttttctttcaagagcCCAATTCACCAAGTAGTAGAAGCTTCTGATCAGTCAAAAACTGCATTCACCCCCTTGTAACAGttactgttttggtttttgcttctggtggagaagggggatggagccttcccccttccctccgtCCCCTAAAGAGAAGCCCCCTCAACCCTTACTCTGTCTTGTCAAGGGGGAAGCCTCCTTATGCTAATGAAGCTATTTTCCCTTCAAATGGAAAAGGACATGTTGGACATATTCTGTAAGCAGAAGCATTTCTCCATTGTCTTTGATTATGAACTATATCGAGAGAACAAAATAGAGCAAGAACACGAACACCCAGGCACTTACTGCCAAGCTTGGCAGTATTTTAAATCTGCTCTATTTGCTTGATTTGTTTGAGAAATAGAACAATTTCTCTGTTTccagtctccccccccccccacccaggcccccaataCATACACTGGAGCAGAGAAACAATGCTATAGCCAGAAAGACTACACAAATACCCTTCCCTCACTCTGGCCTCCAGGGGTGGATACAGGATAAGGTACTAGACTAGTGCATCTATCTTGGGTAAACAAAGTtgcttccttctccccaccttgCTGCTATCAATTGACTTCCTAGTTAATTAATGCTGAATATTTACAGAGGAGGTGTTGAGGTTTAGAGCTTgcaatctttaagattttaatcaCCATGGGAGCTGGTATACTAAGTGTTTACCAACAAATACACAGCAGCCCAGTCAGTCTCATTTAAAGTTTCAGGCAGGGGCTGCAAACTTACACGTCTGGGGGGCCAGACAGAGGGGAAGAGCAGTGACGCTGGGCCACAGGGGTGATGGGAACCTTAGAGAACTGTGGGGACCACACGGGCTTCTCTGATGGATGCGACTCTTGTGTAAATGGACAGAGCTTTTGCATAAGCCCATCTCACTGAACCAAGGGTCCCATTCTTGGGATCTTTCTGGGGAACAAACAGAAGATGGAACTCCTCAAAGTAAACACTGGAGAGAACATAAGAATGTAAGACTTCGAGTCAGACCACAGAGAACCTATGAACTCAGTTTTGTCTtcaggctaaaaaaaaaagtcttcaaaaaacataaaaagggcCATTTCCACTCCTAAAAGTTCATATACAACTAAAAGGAGAAGCGACTACTTAGCTCCCCCATTTCTCTGTGAGGCTGAGAACTGGGGTTCCCGGATCTTCCAATTTTCAAGAACACCAAAAATGCACCTTTTTAATGTGACATCTGATATTAATACTGCTgactaatttaaatatatttggaaaatatgagCTAAACGAAACATGTCTGGAGGCTAGATTGAGTCTGCTAACATGTGAACCATGACTTCCAGAGAAATCTCCTCCAGGCCGCAGATGAAGGGAGAGGCCACCATACCCTGGGAGATGGTCAGACCCCCAGCCTCCAGGCTCCAATGCTGGCTTTCCCCGCTTTGTCTAACACCCTCTCACCTCCACATGTGCCGCTCTCCTTGTCTCTGGCCTTCCTTCACCAAACCCTTGGCCAGGGCCCTGCAGAGCCCAGCTCTGGAATCACACTTCTACTCAACTTTGTACTCTTCCTGGAATGCTTCTGCCAGTTCTGAGCTTTAACCCAGCGGAAAGTGAACTGAAAGCAAAACTGCCTCTCCCAGGTGTCTGCTTCCCCGTCTTGTCCGGGGTGTTTGTCCTTGGATCCTGGGGCCCAGGCAGGTGATGGGTGCGGTCCTGCTCCCTCTGGGTCCTGACCAaatgcctccacccccaccatcttttggggtggtgggggagaagcTTGGATTCTGAGAGTCTTGCTATATTCAGATGTAGCTTTCATGCCCTCACTGATTAGCTGCAAACATCCTGAAAAGTGAGCACCCTATTTAAAATCcccaatcaggggcacctgggtagctcagtgggttaaagcccctgccttcagcttaggtcatgatcccagggtcctctctgtgcagcagggagcctgcttcctcctctctctctgcctgcctctctgcctacttgtgatctctctgtgtgtcaaataaataaataaaatctttaaaaaaataaataaataaaataaaatccccaatCACTTTCAGTTGGTCTTAGGATAAAGTTCAAAATCCTTCATGTGACCTGTgaggctttggttttctttcatttccttgagcATGCCGTGTTCTTTCTTGCTTCAGGACCTCTGCACACACTGTACCCTACCCAGAACCCTTGCCCGGCATCCTTCCTGCCCCCACAACTGCCACCTCAGTCCCACTCAGCTTTAGGTAACTTCTAGTCTTCCTTTAGATCAGCTGTGTCCAATCAAAATACACTGTTAGCCACATACATAATTTCAGATCTTTTAAAAGCCAtgttaaaaagggaaaataaataaaattaactttaataatatattttatttaaccttacagtttcaaaatattattctgaCCTATGAGCTCTATAAAATTCTTCATGGGGTATTTTACACTCTTTTTTTCATAGTAAGTCTTTGAAACCTGATGTGGATTTTAGCTGTAAAGCACAGCTCAACTTGaaccagccacatttcaaaggCTCATGTGACCAGTGGCTACCATGTTGACTGGAACAGCTTTAGAGCTGAGTTTTAAGGTTATTTCCTcgaggccagtggttctcaaacttgaacaTACATCAGAATCACCAAGAGAAGTGGTTACAAACGAGTGCTGGGCTTCCCTTCCAAGGCCTGACTGAGTACCTCTGGCATGGGCCTGAGACTCTGAGAATCTagatttctaacaagctcccaggtgatgctgagaTACTGCTGGTTTGAGACCACCTCAGCTCTACGCCAacttctctgcccttccttcttaCCCCCCAGAAGTGGTCAGTCCTGCTTGGTCTACACTCTTGAAGCAGCCGCTCTATAACACTGGATACAGTTGTGATGGGTCACTCGTACGGATTATTTGTTCAGCATCTACGTGCTCTGTTACACTGGCAGCTGCATCACGGCAAGCCTCAATCACCACCCCCTCTCCAAAACCTAGTGTAACATGTGACACATGCTGGGCACTTAGTAGGAAGGTGTGTTGACGGAACCAAAGTCAACAGAAGTGATTATATTGTGCTAATGAGCCCAAGGCTTGGCAGTTATGAGTGGTAACCGCCAAAGTAAAAACACTCGGTTGGCAGGCCTGAGGGGTTAGGAGGCCTTAATCCGAGCATGGCAGCGTATTTAATGGCAAAGCCAAAGCCAGTCATGATCATCTGTTACATTCCTGGATCCTTCACGGTTTAGCATATTCACGAATGGCCAACATCTCCACAGAGCTGTGGAGACTCCAACTGACaacattacactatatgttaactaactggaatttaaataaatacttgaaacaaaacaaaaaacaaaaaccccaaacctgaAAGACAAACCAGTGAAACCCACGGAGCCCCTAAGTGGCGAACTGGAAGTGCCATCCACATCCGCCGCCCATACCCATGCTCTTCCTCCTCACCATGGAGACTTCAGAGTCTGGGTTGGAGTATCCAGGCTCACTTGGCTTCACTTCACAGGACCATCTCCAGTCACAACTCGTTCTTCCAAACCCAGGCTCGTTTCATAAAATGCACACAAACAAGGTGAACATGAAGGAGGCTCAGCTCTGACTTCTCTGGGGAAAGACCTTACGGCACAAAGTCAAGTGGGCAATTTACAAAGAGGTACCCCACTATGAATATACACACCCCAcctcaaattaaaaacttttttttttttttttaaatccagctttgttttttgtgttgttgttggtAAAGCTCACCGCTCTGGAGTTGATTCTCAAGATGCCTCGTTTATGCCTTGGCAAGGGGT
This genomic stretch from Mustela erminea isolate mMusErm1 chromosome 11, mMusErm1.Pri, whole genome shotgun sequence harbors:
- the BPGM gene encoding bisphosphoglycerate mutase isoform X1, whose protein sequence is MSKYKLIMLRHGEGAWNKENRFCSWVDQKLNSEGMEEARNCGKQLKALNLEIDLVFTSVLNRSIHTAWLILEELGQEWVPVESSWRLNERHYGALIGLNREQMALNHGEEQVRLWRRSYNVTPPPIEESHPFYHEIYNDRRYKVCDVPVDQLPRSESLKDVLERLLPFWNERIAPEVLSGKTVLISAHGNSSRALLKHLEGISDEDIINITLPTGVPILLELDENLHAVGPHQFLGDQEAIQAAIKKIDDQGKVKKRAEK
- the BPGM gene encoding bisphosphoglycerate mutase isoform X2 yields the protein MSKYKLIMLRHGEGAWNKENRFCSWVDQKLNSEGMEEARNCGKQLKALNLEIDLVFTSVLNRSIHTAWLILEELGQEWVPVESSWRLNERHYGALIGLNREQMALNHGEEQVRLWRRSYNVTPPPIEESHPFYHEIYNDRRYKVCDVPVDQLPRSESLKDVLERLLPFWNERIAPEVLSGKTVLISAHGNSSRALLKHLEDHWGDFITFNLKVALNTFRRKKTSDRLRRYYIVSLMKTLSILLYPLESPFSWNWMRTCMLLGPTSSWVTKKLSKLPLRK